AAAGAGATGCGAAAACATCTAATAATCTTTTAAAGAATTCCTTATAAAACATCTATTACTGCTTTTTGATATTTTTCTGCTAATTGTTTGAATAAAAAATTGTTTTTCAAATAATCATAGCCTCTTTCTCCATACTTCTCTAATTCAGAATTTTCCATATTGCTTACCGAATATAGCACTTTACTCAAAGTGTCTGCATCTTCTGCAGGTACAACCCAACCACAATTTGATTTGTGAATAATTGTATTTTCTATATCAGCACACATAATTACTGGCTTAGATGCATTCAAATAGTCAAATAATTTATTTGGCGATATCCCAAATTTATAAAGTTCTATCTTCTTCCAACTTAATATGCAGGCATCCATTTTTTCTAAAAAGCTTTGCACCTGCGGTTTAGGGATCTTACCAAGAAAGGTAATATTACTGCCTGAGATACTTTTTAAATATCCTTCTTGATCTCCATAACCAATTAAACATAAATGTAGATTACTATTTTGCAATGAATTAAAAGCTCTAACTACGACTTCCATACAGTTTGCTTTACCTATTGTGCCAGCATAACCAATTAGAAATTTACTTTTTGGTATATTATTTTCTACTTTAATACTAAGCTCTTCTTGGCTGCCAGACTCATCAAATCCATTTGAAATCCACTCGAAAGGGATGTGTTTTCTGTGAGGCACAACTTGATATACATGATTGTGTGCGTTTGCTAAATTAGATACAAAAAAATCTGCATTGTTGTAACCTAGTTTTTCGCAATATGACAAAAGTTTAATGAATGGGTGAGATTTTGAGTATCCTGCTAATTCTAAAGGTGTAAGCGGCCATATATCTCTAATCTCATGAACTATTTTAACGTCTTCGAATTTTTTCTTAAAGAATTTAATCAATAACAAAGGAAACAATGACATTGTAGAAATTACAATAACATCTGGCTTTTCTAACTTCTTATAATTAAAAAAACGAAGCTTTAGAGCAAAGTGAAATAAGTTTAAAATTCTGAAAATACTAGAGCTATACTTTAAAATCTTTAGGTTGATTATTTTTATTCCGTTCTCATCATTTACTTCATTATTACTGATGTTTTGATGGATATGAGAATAACTTCCTGTAAAAAGAGTTACGCTATTGTTGTGTTTAAGATGATTAGCTAAAGCAAAATGACGATGCGTTTGTCCACATAAACTTGGAGAAGTAATATATTGATTTATGAACCAAACTTTTTTTGCCATTGTATACTTTTAAATTATTTTGAAAGAATACCTTTTTTTCTAAGAAAATTGAGAACTAATTTAATTTTATCAACCTTACTAGCCTTATTTTTAAATTCTAAAAAGCTCTTAGTAGGTTGTTTCATTATCTGATTAAACTCTTTCTCTGTATAATCAAATTTTTTATGAACAAAATCCATATCATGATTTAACATTTCGGCTGAAGGATAGGTTTCTTTTTCAAGTTCTTTAAGAGCTTCTTTTCTTGTTAATTGTCCTGCTCTAATTAAATCTGATACATGGCCTCTTCGTTTATCTATATTAAATTTTTTAGGCAAAATATATCCTTGATAAAATCTTGTATATACAGACTCGTAATGTTTGCCTCCGTAATAAACCCAGTCTAATTCGTTTTTTAAAACTTCCATAGCCTCATCTTTATTGTAATCCATATAATTGAGTATAGATACAACTTTAATTCTCTTTAGAAAGGTCCAATTAAACAAATCAAAGAAAGAAAAATGAGGGTAAGGTTTTAGTGATTGTCCATTACCAAATTTTTTATAGACGTCTTTTATATAAGTCCAATCAGAATGTCCGTAAGACCACATCCTTACTGCCATAGATTCCGTAGCAAAATTCATTCCGCTAATTATATATTTAATTCCTCTCTTGCTTGCTTCCTTAAATAAAAGTGCATTGATAGCGTGATCTGTAGGGATTTCTCCATCTGGAGTTGATGCATTTAAAAAAGCTTTTTGTAAGTCACTAAACACATCCCAATCTATAACATATGTGTGTAAATCAATATCTAGTTTATCTAGAGTTTTTTCAATATTACTTACAGCTAGCTCTGAATTCCATCCATTATCAAAATGAATGGCTAAAGGGTTTAAGCCCATTTCTTTAATGCGATAAGCAACATATGTACTATCTACACCTCCAGAAACACCTATGATACAGTCGTACTCTTTGTTTTTTCCACTAGCTTTTATACTGGCAATAACTTTGCTTAATTCAGTTTTTGCTACATCTCCAGAAAAGGTTCTTGTTTGTACTAGACTATCATATCTTTCACAATGGTT
This DNA window, taken from Winogradskyella sp. PC-19, encodes the following:
- a CDS encoding glycosyltransferase family 4 protein codes for the protein MAKKVWFINQYITSPSLCGQTHRHFALANHLKHNNSVTLFTGSYSHIHQNISNNEVNDENGIKIINLKILKYSSSIFRILNLFHFALKLRFFNYKKLEKPDVIVISTMSLFPLLLIKFFKKKFEDVKIVHEIRDIWPLTPLELAGYSKSHPFIKLLSYCEKLGYNNADFFVSNLANAHNHVYQVVPHRKHIPFEWISNGFDESGSQEELSIKVENNIPKSKFLIGYAGTIGKANCMEVVVRAFNSLQNSNLHLCLIGYGDQEGYLKSISGSNITFLGKIPKPQVQSFLEKMDACILSWKKIELYKFGISPNKLFDYLNASKPVIMCADIENTIIHKSNCGWVVPAEDADTLSKVLYSVSNMENSELEKYGERGYDYLKNNFLFKQLAEKYQKAVIDVL
- a CDS encoding N-acetyl sugar amidotransferase encodes the protein MNLEENKQNICSRCVMDGSDPEITYNSQGVCNHCERYDSLVQTRTFSGDVAKTELSKVIASIKASGKNKEYDCIIGVSGGVDSTYVAYRIKEMGLNPLAIHFDNGWNSELAVSNIEKTLDKLDIDLHTYVIDWDVFSDLQKAFLNASTPDGEIPTDHAINALLFKEASKRGIKYIISGMNFATESMAVRMWSYGHSDWTYIKDVYKKFGNGQSLKPYPHFSFFDLFNWTFLKRIKVVSILNYMDYNKDEAMEVLKNELDWVYYGGKHYESVYTRFYQGYILPKKFNIDKRRGHVSDLIRAGQLTRKEALKELEKETYPSAEMLNHDMDFVHKKFDYTEKEFNQIMKQPTKSFLEFKNKASKVDKIKLVLNFLRKKGILSK